A stretch of the Gemmatimonadaceae bacterium genome encodes the following:
- a CDS encoding acyl-CoA thioesterase, translating to MSHQHHHREIKTVKESHHESSQLMMPQDANNMGNVFGGVVLSMMDKTAAIAAFRHCRMPVVTASIDRVDFREPIHLGDLLVMKASVNYVGRTSLEVGVRVEAEDLLTGKRRHTNSCYLTFVAVDRAGHPVEIPALKPESPEEMRRFEAAEARRRLRLQERESERRLDERA from the coding sequence ATGAGCCACCAACATCACCACCGCGAGATCAAGACCGTCAAGGAGAGCCACCACGAGTCGTCGCAGCTCATGATGCCGCAGGACGCGAACAACATGGGCAACGTGTTCGGCGGCGTCGTGCTCTCCATGATGGACAAGACCGCCGCGATCGCGGCCTTCCGCCACTGCCGGATGCCTGTGGTCACCGCGTCGATCGACCGTGTGGACTTTCGCGAACCGATTCACCTTGGGGACCTGCTCGTCATGAAGGCGAGCGTCAACTACGTGGGACGCACGTCGCTGGAAGTGGGTGTGCGGGTGGAGGCGGAGGATCTCCTGACCGGGAAACGCCGACACACGAACTCGTGCTATCTCACCTTCGTGGCCGTCGACCGCGCGGGCCATCCGGTGGAGATCCCGGCGCTCAAACCGGAGTCGCCGGAGGAGATGCGGCGCTTCGAGGCGGCGGAAGCCCGGCGGCGCCTGCGGCTCCAGGAGCGCGAATCGGAGCGCCGCCTCGATGAACGGGCGTAA
- a CDS encoding DUF2203 domain-containing protein: protein MKLFTVDQANATLPLVRKIVADVVRQHSAWREKILELDLASSNAQGEGEHGSAQRLEREVQALAREIAGFQRELDALGIELKDPRLGLVDFPGETNGRRILLCWRLGEPEVQFWHEVDAGYSGRQPLAPLLVG, encoded by the coding sequence ATGAAGCTCTTCACGGTCGACCAGGCCAACGCCACGCTGCCTCTCGTGCGCAAGATCGTGGCTGACGTCGTGCGCCAACACTCGGCGTGGCGCGAGAAGATCCTCGAACTCGACCTCGCCTCGTCCAACGCGCAGGGTGAGGGTGAGCACGGGAGCGCCCAGCGGCTGGAACGCGAGGTGCAGGCCCTGGCCCGCGAGATCGCGGGATTCCAGCGCGAACTCGACGCGCTGGGCATCGAACTGAAGGACCCGCGGCTCGGCCTGGTGGACTTTCCGGGCGAGACGAATGGCCGGCGCATCCTGTTGTGCTGGCGCCTGGGCGAACCCGAGGTTCAGTTCTGGCACGAAGTGGACGCCGGCTATTCGGGCCGCCAGCCGTTGGCGCCGCTGCTCGTCGGCTGA
- the rnz gene encoding ribonuclease Z, whose product MSLSLGLLGTSASRPTVERNVASVVLVREGETLMFDCGEGTQRQMMRYGVSFALRDIYFTHFHSDHVIGVIGLMRTMALQGRTEPMRLLGPKGGGRHLKRAKEFGVDRISFPVEIIELDPMTRVDYGDYAVVPFPVDHGPALSMGYALVEPERKGRFHPDRARELGIPEGPLWGQIHRGENITLADGRTLAPSDLVGPPRPGRTVVITGDTRPCDATVEMSRNADLLLHEATFADEEAERARETGHSTAREAAGVAARAGVRKLVLTHFSARYSRDPAELAREAKEVFPNVVVARDGMEIDVPYRDTLDGSATPDA is encoded by the coding sequence ATGTCCCTCTCCCTCGGCCTCCTCGGCACGTCCGCGTCGCGCCCCACGGTGGAGCGCAACGTCGCCTCTGTCGTGCTCGTGCGCGAGGGTGAGACGCTCATGTTCGACTGCGGCGAGGGCACGCAGCGACAGATGATGCGGTACGGCGTGAGCTTCGCGCTGCGCGACATCTACTTCACGCATTTCCACTCCGACCACGTGATCGGCGTGATCGGCCTCATGCGCACGATGGCGCTTCAGGGACGCACCGAGCCGATGCGGTTGCTCGGACCCAAGGGCGGTGGACGCCACCTCAAGCGGGCCAAGGAGTTCGGCGTGGACCGCATCAGCTTTCCGGTGGAGATCATCGAACTCGACCCGATGACGCGCGTGGACTACGGCGACTACGCCGTCGTGCCCTTTCCCGTGGACCACGGCCCGGCGCTCTCCATGGGCTACGCCCTGGTCGAGCCGGAACGCAAGGGACGCTTTCACCCCGACCGCGCCCGCGAACTGGGGATTCCCGAAGGCCCGTTGTGGGGGCAGATCCACCGCGGCGAGAACATCACGCTCGCCGACGGCCGCACGCTGGCGCCGAGTGATCTGGTGGGACCGCCGCGCCCGGGGCGCACCGTGGTGATCACCGGCGACACGCGCCCCTGCGACGCCACGGTGGAGATGTCGCGCAACGCGGACCTGCTGTTGCACGAAGCCACGTTCGCCGACGAGGAGGCCGAACGGGCCCGCGAGACCGGACACTCGACGGCACGCGAAGCAGCTGGCGTGGCGGCGCGAGCGGGAGTGCGGAAGCTCGTACTCACGCACTTCTCGGCACGTTACTCGCGCGATCCCGCGGAACTGGCGCGCGAGGCGAAAGAGGTGTTCCCCAACGTGGTGGTGGCGCGCGATGGAATGGAGATCGACGTGCCGTACCGCGACACCCTCGATGGATCAGCGACGCCCGACGCTTGA